The Cryobacterium roopkundense sequence GCCTCAGTGAGGGCGGCGAGTCTTGAACAGATGAGGGCCGTGCTCGGTCGAGCATACGACCCGTCTGGGTTCTAAGTCTAGGAACCGCGTCTGAACAGGGACTGAGGTCTGGCGTGCGGCCCAGGTTGCACTGTGTTACGCACGCCCTCGCTCCCGGCGCCGTGCGCATCCAGAATAGGGATAACGACTACACCCCAACGGATGCGGAGGCGACCGAAATGACACAGCTCACTACTTCGATGTTCGCCCCCCGTCTCGTGGTCATCGAGGTCACCGGGACCCGACCAGACCGCCCGGAGTATCACGCCAAGGTGCAGGTGCTCAACGGCCGTGTCGTCACCGACGGAGTGAGCGACGGCTGGAACGTCATGCGTATCGCCGCGGCGGACGTCACCCCCGACGAACTCCTCTGGGATACCCGGCATGCTGACGCCATCGTGATCGTGGGCGGCGAAGACATCACTCCGAGTTTCTATGGGGAAACAACGGGCTACGAGGGCGAAACCGCGCACTTCGCGGCGGCCGACGAAGGCCAGATCGCGGTCGTGCGGCGTGCTCTGGCCGCAGGCACCCCGCTTCTCGGCATTTGCCGCGGCTTGCAGATCATCAATGTGGCCCTCGGAGGATCGATCGTTCAGCACATCGACGAGGGAATCCACAAGAACGAGGGCGTACCAATCGACGAGATCCTCTCGACGCATACTGTCACCCTCACTACGACGAGCGGGCTGGCCCGTGGCCTGGGCGGCACCGACATTGTCGTGCAAAGCGCCCACCACCAGAGCGTCGGTCGGCTCGGCGCCGGGCTGGTGGCTGCCGCGGTCGCGCCGGACGGACT is a genomic window containing:
- a CDS encoding gamma-glutamyl-gamma-aminobutyrate hydrolase family protein (Members of this family of hydrolases with an active site Cys residue belong to MEROPS family C26.), which translates into the protein MTQLTTSMFAPRLVVIEVTGTRPDRPEYHAKVQVLNGRVVTDGVSDGWNVMRIAAADVTPDELLWDTRHADAIVIVGGEDITPSFYGETTGYEGETAHFAAADEGQIAVVRRALAAGTPLLGICRGLQIINVALGGSIVQHIDEGIHKNEGVPIDEILSTHTVTLTTTSGLARGLGGTDIVVQSAHHQSVGRLGAGLVAAAVAPDGLIEALEHHTAPITGVQWHPEAPDAPADQLPRLLASLRGHVESSRRERELVAA